Part of the Motacilla alba alba isolate MOTALB_02 chromosome 20, Motacilla_alba_V1.0_pri, whole genome shotgun sequence genome, CTCCCAGACCTTGACAGGGCCAGGCACTTTGACACCTCCTCTGCAAGAAAGTGTCATTGCTTGAAGAACCTTTGAGCTGGCAAGGCTGAAGGAAGCTCAGCTTGGGCTcgtttctctctctcccctttgcAGGGCTCCCTAACCTCTGCGTGGGGTGCTTTTCTCACCGAGGCAGATCTTTCACTGTTTTCCCAAAGTCCGGATCCGATGCTTTTTTGTGGCTGCCATCCTTCAGCTGATGAGCCTCTGACACCCTCATGACGATGTAGCGCTGGGAGCCTGGAAAGGAGAGgcaaagggaaggaggaatgTGTCAGACACGGGGTGTGAATGCCACTGAAACCGTGGATTTGCACGGGGAAAACTCAATGTAACATCCTCCCTCCTCCAACAGCTGCAAGGGAGAAGCAGCAACAGAGGCAGATGGGGGTGAAATCCATTTAGGAATTACAACTTAAACACAGGAAGCTGCTCCTTTGCTCCCACGTCCCCAGCTAGACACGTGCAGGAGGATGGAAGCCTCAGGGCAAGCAGAGCATCACGCAGTCCCAGCCCCAAGCCCcgagcccaggagcagccccgtACCTGGGAGGCGCTGGGGGTAGCccaggatggggatggagatgaggagggaggcagctccagcccccaggAAGCCGATCCACCAGGCCCCCACCCACAGCATGTTCTCGGGGGCCATGTCAGTCCTGCAGGAGGCAAAGCCAAAGGGACAAAGGGAGAGAGGTGATGGttggggacagagcagggaagcCCCATGGGCCTCTCTCTGAGGCTGGCAGGGCCCAAGGAGTCACGGGGGTGACAGCAATGGACACTGAGTGATCTGATGGGGATGCCATGTCCACCGTCCCTCCTGCGGCAGCAAAGCACAACACGAGCCCAGGAAATCACACAGTTTCATTCTCATTTAATCTCAGGTTTGCACATTCACCTCACTGCttttcagctgtgctttgaGGGTTGCCGAGATCCTTGCtccaccccaaaaacacccttTGCAAGAAAACTGGTGGAAATAACCCATTTCTTCCCCTGGAAACCCATCCCCCTTTTTAATCCGTTCATCTGGTCTAGTAAAGGGTGTTCCTGCCTaaggcagaggggttggaactagatgatcattaaggtcccttccaacccaaagcattctgtgattctatgatctaCCGAAGAGcctggaaggaaagaagaataaatcACAAATATTACAAAGCAAGGAGGGACTAAGCATCCTGGTGGGAAGACTGGGAGGGcgagcagcactgctgggagcaccaCCTCATCAGGGAACTCATTCAAAAAattcacctgctgctcacagcctcaTTAGCCCAGGCAGTGCAGCGTGAGGAAGGATTTAAGCTGACAGGTTTGTCAGCAAtttcccttcagcagcagcGCTAATGCAAACCTCCCttccagcctccctgcctgcagacacACCACCCAACACCCCAGGCACACTTCCACCCAGCCACCAGCTCATTGCTCCAGATCATTGGTATCATTTTTTTCTACCCCAAAggaaacacagagcagaaagggaaaggaacaagattttttttaacgACTTACTCTCTGCCAATTTCAGtataaatatttagaaacatTCCTCCTACCAGATAACCCGCTGCAGGCCCAAGGATTGCAGCAGTGTAGAAAACAGCTGAAAGGGAAAACAAGTCGTGTTAGACAACGTCAGCCAGGGATCCCCAGAGTGATTCCCTCCTGGATGCAGGATGCTCAGCCTCTGGCTGCCTCACACTCTTCCCCCTAAACCACCAAGACACAAACCTAGATCGGTCTAACAAGTTCTCTCACGCTTCTGTTCCAGAGAAGCTTTTGCATCCAACCTGGGAAGTTTTATAGTATGGGGCAGGCAAAATTGGTTCAGACTTAAACCATATTtagcagggatgctgctgatCCCACTGCCACAGCAATGAGCAGCAGGATTCTCTCCCCACTCACAACACAAAATGTCTACATCAAACAGAGCACCACTGGCacttatttcagttttctgtttaaacCATGACACATGGAAAGATCAACTTGCTGATGACCTCCTTGTGATCTCCTTCCCACGCTACACAGCCTTCTGATACACATTTTGAAATTGCTAAAAGATCACCCTTTTGGCACTTTCACCAACAGGACTGTGAGTGtttggcagctgctgagtgACCAGTGATGCAGAGGAGTGAGCTGAGCCTCTTCTCTTGGCTGTGCtttgcaccagcagcagctgaacagtCCAGTGaccatccctgctgtgctgaggccTCAAGGGATGATGATCTAAAGGTTTGGATTAGAGATACATGATGGTGataaaacactggcacaggctgtccaAACAGGTGATGATGTTCCATCCCTTGACACATTCAAGGTCAGATTGGATGGGTCTCTGAGCTGCCTGATTGAGTTGAAGGTGTCCCTTCTCattggactggatgacctttaaaggtcctttTGCCCAAATCATGCTGTGATTCTATGCCCCTTTGCATGGATGGGGGTATGGCCTCATGGCTGTCTGCCAGTGATGCTAATGCCACATGGGCTGGCCccatgccaggagcaggaggcacTCCCCACCTACAAGGCAGGAGCTGCGGGAGGAAAAACACCCAACTGAGCTCACAGTTTTCCTCCTGGCAAATAATCAAAACCTCCCCAACAGCTGCCACATCCCTCTGAGTTCCACCTTGCCCCTCAGCTGGGAGAAAAGGCTGAGCAGTGTCAGGAGAGGGGCTCCCAGTGTGGGCTGGGAGATGATGAGGGACCATGACCTCTCCCTCCCACCACCCCGCAGTTAAAGGGTGGTGCCCTTCAGCCCCACTCACCAATGTACACAGGGGAGTAGTTGGTCTTGACGTTTTCATCTAAGTAGGTGACGCCGAGCGTGTAGAGCGGCGTGGCTCCCATCCCGTGCAGGAACTGCCCCAGCATGAAGACAAACCTGTAGCCAGAGAGGCTGgaggcagcctgggagcagggcaggctctggTTCCCCCCGCAGACGCCCACCTGGGCCGCCGAGCGCGCCTCGTAGCGCCCCGTGGTGAAGTGGGGCAGGGCGAAGAGCAGGGAGCCCAAGCCCATGAGCAGcatgccccagcccagccagcggGGCTTGTGGCCGTTGCCCCCGAAGTAGCTGACGAAGGTCAGGCAGACGCAGGCCGCGATGTCGTAGGAGCTGGCGATCAGCCCGCTCTGGTAGCTGCGCAGGTCGAAGCGGCGCTCGATGGAGGTGATGACGGTGTTGATGAAGCCGTTCACGGTCAtgccctgcaggaaggaggcCACGCAGAGGAAGAACAAGACCCCTTTGGACGTGTTGCAGAGCTGCAAGCAGCCGGGGGTGAAGCCCCCCCAGCCGCAGGCCAGTTCCTCCCCTTCAGCAGACACGTATTTGATCCCTTCTTCGAGCGGTGTCTCGTCCTGCgccgggctgggcaggcagaggggctCGGCACAGGAGcccgaggggctgggggctcccgAGGGTGCCATGCCATTGCTCAGGGGAAGGCTGCAGCCATTGCCCTCCACCGCTGCACCCAGCGGCCGGCCGGCCTCGCCGCCGTGAGGGGACGGGCGGGAGAAGTCGAGGGGCTGAGCGAAACAAAAGCCATTTTCTCTGGTGGAGTTCTGGGGCATTGCCATGAACGGGAATGCAGAATCCAGTGGCAGATTGAGGTGGGCTGGTGGCCAGGGTGGCTCTGATGGGCAGCGAGGACCAGCCTGTCCAGGAGATGCAATTTTCAGCACTTACTTCAGTAGGGAGATGGTGAAAGTCTGAGCCAAGACCATTCTGATCTGTgcaaaaagaatttttacatGCCTTTATATAAAACCATGCTCAAACCCCccaaatattcttatttttttctttttttttgtttttaataagtATAAGCATTTCACTGTGCAGTTCACCTGGTCACATGCCTTCCACCATGGGATGTGTTGGTACCTCAGGTGTCAGGGCATCACTAACAttacagaaaagaacaaaacattcaAGAGTCTTAAAAGAAAAGCACCTCTAAGGCAGTGTCCCCACCCACTGAAGCCCCTTATCCCTCCTCTGATAAAGACCTGCCTCccccttcttccttctgcagAGAACAGCCCACACAGCTACAAGTTTCCCACTGCTAGAAGTCCTTTGGTCTCTCTTTCACACTCTGCCAATAACAGTTTATAATTATCCTGAAAAGTTTCCACAGTCAGATTGATTTTATTCCAAGCCCTCAGATCTGTTTACAACTATTCAGTAAAATCCTTTCTATAACTAATTAGACTACATGCCATttcagagcaggctggagggcagaggcagctgacTCTAACCTGATTACCAATGCAGACTGCCTTCTTTCACCCTGTTCTGTGCATTGCATCACCTGACCCTGCCAGCATCCAAGagtatttttccttaaatgccTTGGCTGAACTataaatgatgaaaataataaagttCTCCCTTGAATACTGGTCTTAAATACGCAATAAATGCTAACTGAGAACTGTTTCATTAGAGAGCATCCTCAAAGCATCCtgtattttcaataattttgcCAATATCTGTTCGAGAGGTTCCCACAAAAATGCTCCCCCTGAGATGACAGCCTCATCAGCAcggaagagggaaaaaaggcatttttttccctgataaaaTGAACTATGCTCAGATGGCTGTAACCTGGGAATATTGCAGCATTTGGTGAAGACTTTAATACTTATCTGTGAGCTGCTGTAAAAAAATGATTGACATTTGCTAAATAGCTGTGCTTCTCTGCACCAGCAGGTCTTGCAggcactggggcaggaggaCTTGGCAGAAAGTGATGCTCAGAGCACCACCAAGGTGCTGGTCCTACCCCAGAAGGGCAGGGGACAGACCACATGAGCTACCAAATCTTAAACATTCATGTCAGGAGTGCTACAACATGTCTGGTCCTTAAAGGAAGTTAAACAAATGAGGTCCAGCTTTCACTTGCAAATAACTTTATCTCAATTACCCTGTCTGGGGAGCAGTGTTCATGGACTATTTCCTATTTCAAGCTCCAGATTCCAGCAGAGATTTGATGCCAGTGCAGGGCAGGTGAGCCTGGTGGGCAGGAGGGCACTGCTTTGCAGCTCCATGCTGGACTCCTCCAGGTAACTCCTACCTTAGCTGGCAGAGTACAGCAGGTAACTTTGATCTGTAAAGTATAAATGCAAAAACTGACTGCAGGGGTTGAAATGTTGCTGCAGAGACAGACTGTTGTAATGTGCTGGCACGAAAAAATGATGCCTTGGTGCAAGGCtctattttttccactttttttgcCTCTCCAGTGTTCTTATGACTCTTACAGCTCTAAATCTGTTTCTCATCTTTGGATGCAATATTGGAAGCGATAAATAAGCCTGCTTTAGCACTCTGTTAAAGTCAGGAGTGATTATTAGGTGCTGAATCAGGCTCTAAGGGGCGGAATGGTTCATACTCATGTAAATCAAACGCCTCTTTGCACAGCagacagggctgcagctgcaccctcCCCCTATCAAACTTGTATCAGACTCATGTCTGATGTTACACTTGACTGCACTTGTAAAGAAGGTTTCTTGGCTGGGGATTGATTTTGCTCTCACTGATTTCAGCAGACAGAAGCAGCACATCTCTGTTATTACCTGATATGCAAGCAGGAGCAGTGAGCTCCCCACCTGGCTCAGCTTCACCCTGGAGGAAACACTCCCCTAAACACTGGGATCTCTCCTTTGACACCTCATGAATTTATATCGATATTTTGGTATTTCATGAGTCAGGAAAGATATGACAGCTCTTCATcaaaggttttatttccttggtgGCAGCAGTCTGGGCCACCGGACCCAGGTGACCACATCATCCCCTCTTCAACTCTGGCCACTGCTATTGCAAATTAACAGCAAACAGGGTGAAACATTTCCAAGAAAGCAGCCAGCCTTTCCTCCGGGCAGCAGATGTTTCCCCCCACCCAGAAGCTTTCTCAGCCCCAACAACCCCTCCTGTACACGTCCCAGTGGACCTGGGCTAATGACTCGTGCCCAGGTGCCGTGGGCAGGGAGCCcactcctgctctgtgctgcccccCGAGCTGCTTGGCATCTCTTGAAGTATTTATAAACTGGCTGTGACACCTTCACTGTGGGTATCAGCTTTCGCAGGAGCCATATGCCACTTCAGAGGACAAAATATAatcttcaggggaaaaaaatccaagcaacTTCATGCACTTCCTAATCATTCATATTCTTCTGAGCCATCCATTTATGGCCTCCCATTCATCTCTGTTTTTAATGACTCAGCGGGTGATTTCTTGCTCACACTGAATCAGTCCCAATGCTATTATCTCTCTGCCATAGATTTCCTCATTTTGCTGCAagatttctacttttttttccactgtacAGCTGGTGCCAGAGTGCCAACATTATTGAGTCAACACAGCAGAAGTAGCAAGGCAATGAAAGCATATGATTTGTATTTCCCGATGAAATCTGTAAAGACTTCCCCCCCTATAATATTTAGCATTAAATCAATAGTAAAACTTACAAGCTTTTCATCAGGTGATCATTGAAAAAGTCACAGGAccaattaaaaacattttgtatttctgccAAGGACTGCGATGAGATTAATGTTGCAAATTAACTCATAACTGACATGCAAAATAATCCCATTTGCTGAAACATGCCCAATAATAGTTAATCTTCCCTTCCACATTACGGTTTTTTGACTTTTATGTGGTATTATTGTGGCAAACAACATCTACACATAACTTCTGCTTTCCACAGCTGAGCACAGTTTATGAGTAGACTTAGCATTTTTTCCAATTCTATTGCACACATGGAGGTATTTCCTAATGAACAGGGGTAAGGGATTAAAAAATGATCAGGAAGCGTACTGCAaacaggagaggagcagccccaggcaatGCTTGGTGGCTGTGATGGGtctcctttattttcctctgggtctcctctatttttattttccttgatgTGTGAGTGAGCCTGGAATTACTGATCAAGTACTTAGAATCTGGGAAAGTCCATATCCAAGTACCAAGCTCATATTATTGCAGCAAGGGATAAATTCATCTGAGTTTGTCCATTTAACTTCTCTTGGTAACACACAGTGAATTTTCCTCTGAGAGTTTGGCTTCAGAGGATTAGCAGCACTCCTTCTGTCATGGCTGATAAACACCACATGGATGAAGTGTAATCCACTGGCTGCTTTAGGAGTGGGGAAGCCTCCCAGAAGTGAGATAAATCCACGTCCCAGTCCCGTGAGCAGGGCTTGTCCTTAGGGCACTGGTTCAGTGCAAGGGAGATAAAAGCAACAATGGGATGAGTGAGTTGTTCTGAGTAACACTGAACTGGCTTCCTGGCAGCTGAGGAACTTCACCCGGCTCACACCGAGTGTAAACCTTATATTTTTAACccagtttttaaaagcatcccTTAGGA contains:
- the SLCO4A1 gene encoding solute carrier organic anion transporter family member 4A1 isoform X1, with protein sequence MAMPQNSTRENGFCFAQPLDFSRPSPHGGEAGRPLGAAVEGNGCSLPLSNGMAPSGAPSPSGSCAEPLCLPSPAQDETPLEEGIKYVSAEGEELACGWGGFTPGCLQLCNTSKGVLFFLCVASFLQGMTVNGFINTVITSIERRFDLRSYQSGLIASSYDIAACVCLTFVSYFGGNGHKPRWLGWGMLLMGLGSLLFALPHFTTGRYEARSAAQVGVCGGNQSLPCSQAASSLSGYRFVFMLGQFLHGMGATPLYTLGVTYLDENVKTNYSPVYIAVFYTAAILGPAAGYLVGGMFLNIYTEIGRETDMAPENMLWVGAWWIGFLGAGAASLLISIPILGYPQRLPGSQRYIVMRVSEAHQLKDGSHKKASDPDFGKTVKDLPRSVLLLLKNSTFIFLCLAGATEATLIAGMSTFGPKFLESQFSLSASEAATFFGYLVVPAGGGGTFLGGFLVNKFKLRCSGIIKLCLLCTVSSLLAIFIFFIHCPNMPMAGVTQMYDGSALPGGHLNLTAACNAQCGCLQDTYSPVCGTDGIMYYSPCHAGCRSVSVNPRNGKKVYQECSCVDKALLPDSGKAEAGKCTSLCAKKPLLLCFMFVVILFTFLSSIPALTATLRCVSDRQRSFALGIQWIVVRTLGGIPGPIAFGSMIDKSCLLWQDQCGEQGSCYIYQNSAMSRYTLVAGLVYKVLGTTFFVVACLLYKPPPPESAPGSLDASENGTSDLQEHKPSLPAEEDI